In Meriones unguiculatus strain TT.TT164.6M chromosome 17, Bangor_MerUng_6.1, whole genome shotgun sequence, a single window of DNA contains:
- the LOC132648808 gene encoding sentrin-specific protease 2-like, with product KALEDQEKGRGLDRGPAVTVDMEKEISSALGPGSKDEILSCAFKLQMTRGDLWTLRNTQWLNDKVINFYMNLLMERNQSQGYPALHAFNTFFYTKLKSGGYRSVRRWTRAVNIFAKELLLVPVHLGMHWSLAVTDLRKKSIVYMDSTGQKRPDILELLFCYLREESKARRNSDLSPVEWKQHSMSAEEIPQQLNGGDCGVFACKYADYISRGQPITFSQQHMPLFRKKMVWKILHKRLL from the coding sequence aaggctcttgaagaccaagagaagggcagagggctggaccgtggtcctgctgtcacagtggacatggagaaagaaatcagcagtgcgctaggccctgggtcaaaagatgagatcttgagctgtgccttcaaactgcaaatgactcgaggagacctgtggaccctaaggaacacccagtggctcaacgacaaagtcatcaatttttacatgaatcttctcatggaaagaaatcaaagtcaaggctacccggcacttcacgcatttaataccttcttttacaccaagttaaagtctggtggctacaggtcagtcagaagatggacccgggcagtaaacatctttgccaaggaacttctcctggtcccagttcacctgggcatgcactggagcctggcggtcacagacttaagaaagaagagtattgtctacatggactccacgggacagaagagacccgacatccttgagctgcttttctgctatctgcgggaggagagcaaagcgagaaggaacagcgacctgagccctgtggagtggaagcaacacagcatgtcggcagaggagattcctcagcagctgaacgggggcgactgcggcgtgttcgcctgtaaatatgcagattacatttccaggggccagcccatcaccttctcccagcagcacatgcctcttttcaggaagaagatggtgtggaagatcctgcacaagcgcttactgtag